ATCATCCCAGGCCCATTTGAGCAGCAGCATTTAAGTCATAATACTCCAGAAAATCGTGCAGGCCCACCTGTGTTTTCTTGGGCTTTCGTTGATAAACCTTACCCGACTTGTGATCCACTTTAACTGTCGAGGATCCTGCATCACTTTGATAACATGATTATCGAACACAACGGGTAAAAACTTACATGCAGTACTCCTGAATTGAGAGGTGTGACACTTATAGAGAAAAGACCAAAAAGTTACGTATTAAGGACATGTTACATGTACGAGCCACTTGGATTTGACCTTGTGAAACATATTGACATAAATCGTGATTAGAAATTTAATCATttatgatttttttatttttatttcaggtTATTAAATGATACTCGTAGATTAAGAGTGATACTTAATAAAATAATTTAAGTATAAATAATACTGTAGTACATAAAAGCTAGTTAAGTGATCATTTAATGTGATTACTGATAAATTTTAGGTAAATAATGAATCTTTAAACATCTTAGGTACTCTCATGTTATTTGAAATGTgagagataaaaaaaaaataaataaataaaattaataataattatccttcTAAATTTTATTTCTCGTAAATTACACTACTtaacctatcaagtttatcaagtTTACAAATTATTTGAGAGGATTGTAACCCTTAAAAATCTCATTTTTATTTTCAAGACTTAAATTTTTAGTTTTTTAAATGAAAGTAACAAGTTTTGAGGACAGCCTCACGTTGCGAAGGCGaacctcttatatatatatatatatatatatatatatatatatatatatatatatatatatatatatatatataaatcagttttccgTTATACAAAACTTATCTTTTAAATTAAATACTTAAACGTTAATAACcctaacaaaataaaaataaaaaatatgtttcaaatcaataaTTAAAATCAATAGTAAGTTTGGGAGTAGGAAAAAAAATTGTAAAGAAAAAGGGAGAGAAAAAGAAGTAAAATAAAGATTTCAAataaactatatataaaaaaaatgttctAGGAAAAAAAATCATATCTATAGTAAGAAAGGCTAGACTTAAAaaagaatttaaaaataaaaatactggAAGCGAAAAAActgaattaaaaataaaaaaacattAAGGGGTGTATTATGAAAAATTAAACAAAAACAAGGGTTAAAGGGTAAAAATGAAAAAACAAAAAAAAGGGAGATAGGTCACCAGGGACTAGAACCCCAGAGCCCTCAGATCACGATACAAAATTAAAATAgaaaatattttcaaattaataattaaaatcattagTAAGTTTGGGAGtagaaaaaaaaattgtaaagaaaaaggttgaaaaaagaagtaaaataaaagattttaaataaaatatatataaaaaaatggtcaaaaaaaaaatcatatcaATAGTAAGAAAGACTAGACTTAAAaaagaatttaaaaataaaataatagaagTGAAAAAAActgaattaaaaataaaaaatattaaggGGTGTATTATGAAAAATTAAACAAAAAGTGGGGGATTAAAGGGTaaaaatgagaagaaaaaaaaGGAGGTAAGTCAccagggactcgaaccctagaGCCCTCAAATCACGATACAGGGACATAACCACTCGACTATTATTATTCTTTATTTATAACATTTaatctttaagtctttaaaaaagTCGATTTTCAAATTGAATTGCAATTGAATTTTACTATTCATTaaatttctaaatgaatatatatatatatgggtgtgtttgggtgacgagCTTGTTAGAGCTTATGGGAgtttataggagcttgagcttatgattttgatAAGCtctaagtcataagcttcgtttagTAGAGAAAAAAAATAGAGCTTataaaaatcataagctctgatagtagcttatgaaaaaaagtagagcttatgaactgaaaaataagctccagctagtttaccaaacacttataaaaaataataagcttcagctaacagcttaaaaaataagctccagctccagctctatctcataagctccagctacagctacaagctccagctccagctactttcatccaaacacacccataGAAAGAATTTATTGattattttttaaaattatttTAACTCCAAAAGTCTAAAATAATATTCCATATCATTTTAATCCTTCAAAATATGATTTTAAATACTTTTTTTATTCCTCACTTTTTTTTCGGATCACCATTCACTAAAGATGCATTGATAAAACTGAATAATTAAGTCATAAATGATTCATAATCGGAATGATTTAAAGGTCATGAATAAAATTGATTATAACAAAAGTTTGTTCAATAATTATTTTTGAATGAATTTATTTCTTTACTTAGCCAAAAAAACAATTTATAATATGTTACTTAAGTAATTTATACAGGATCTCAATTAACAAATAAAAAATGTTGTCGTTACTAATTttcatcttaaaaaaaaaaaaaaaaaaaaaaaaaaaaaaaaaactaattttttttaaccAATCATATTCTTCCCCATTTCATTTCTTTTCTTCTAAACTGGGTCCTCGATATCCTGAAACATGTAGAGAAAAAGATCCAATCTCTCGTTAACTTTCCCAATTCTTTTACATCTTCATCTCTCATTTCATCAACAAAAAATTTAAACTTTttcttcaaatttcttccattttcACCTTCACACACTCACAAATGGCTATTATCACCCAAGAACCATACTCACCAACCCCCCCTCCAATCAACCCCAAACCCAAACACAAACCATCAAACCCAACCCCAAACCCTTTCACTTTCTGGTTTTACTTCACCATCTCAATTTCTATCGTAACCCTAATATTCATCACCATTTCTTCTTTTTCCACCCAACAAGACCCCAAAACATGGTTCCTTACACTACCCACAAATCTCAGACACCACTACTCTAATGGCAGAACAATTAAAGTTCAAACAACCCCTAACAGTGATTCAATTGAAGTGTTCACAATCCAAGATGGCCCATTCGATTCATCACAGAATGTTCTTCTTGTACATGGGTATGCTTGTAGTTCATTTATTTTCAGTAAAGTTGTTAACTTTTTAGGAAACAAAGGTGTCCGTACCGTTGCTTTAGACCTTCCTGGTTCTGGGTTCTCAGATAAGTTCGAAACCGTGACTGAAGAGAAGGAGGTAACGGGTTTTGGTAGGGTTTTAGAGATGTATAATGAAATTAAGGAAAAGGGTATTTTTTGGGGGTTTGATCAGTTAGTTGAGCAAGGGTATGTGAATTATGattatccagaaaatgagattcgtaTGTCGAAAGTAACGAGTTTGAAACCGATTGAATTAGGTCCTGAAGAGATGGGTAGGGTTTTGAGACAAGTGATTGATACAATGGGTTTAGCTCCTGTTGATTTGATTTTTCATGATTCAGCATTTAATTTAGGTGCTAATTGGGTGTCTAAAAATTTAGGAGTTATAAGAAGTGTAACACTTTTAGATAGTACATCGAATCGACCCTCTTTTCCTGTATCGTCCTTGAAATTTCCGGTGATTAGAGAGATTGTTACGGGTTCTGGATTTGTTTTTAGAAAGGTTTTCGAAAATTGTTGTTCAAAAAAAGGTGGTGTGTTAGATGCAGAGAGTCATAGACTTCTTTTGAAGGGTAAAGATGGAACGAAATCGGTTGTTGGACTGGGAAATAAAATGAATGCTAGTTTCGATATTGCGGAATGGGCTAAACTTGATGGTGTTAAAAATTTACCGATGCAAGTGATTTGGTCTGAAGAGCGGATTGAACAGGGGCGAGAAATTGCCAACGAGCTTCTGCAAGCGACATTTGTCACACATTCTGGTGGTCGCTGGCCGCAGGTGAGGACTGAAATCTTTCGTTATCGTGATGCTGTTAAATGTCTATATATCGACATATCGTTGCTTGAGATTAGGATAACTTGCTAATGGAAGTGCATAGTTGATGAATTCTTTTACTAGTTTAAACTCTAAATCTGGTAGTATAAACTAGTATGCAGGGGATGGATCAGTATCTTTTTATAAGGCATTATATTAGTCTATGTATTACATTTACATATAGgtagaggtggcaaaatgggtggaCTGGTAAAGGGTAGTTCTTTGTGACAGGTTGGAATGGGTCTGGTTAGGTTGACCTATGACCCATCCCAGTTTTTGTTTAATCTACTAAATTATCTAAACAGTTTGTCAAATGTTTACaaaattttgtattatattaagtaAAATTTTGAATAATATCAGCTAGGAAGTTTGATTCATTATCTCACACTTTAGGCCGTTTTTGACCTGTTCCTTTTATTAGCTCGTTCTGTTGCCCTCAGAAAGACGATATAGCTGAAATTGACCTTTTCACAAGTAAGTGGATCAAACTTGCCACCTCTACATATGGCCGTGTGGGTGAAAGGTGATTTGGTTTGTTTGAAAAAGATGCAACATAAGGATGCTTTTAGTGTTAAATAGGAACGTTGATTTGATGGATCTTTCATAAGTTTTCAACCTAAGTGGCACCAtcctaataattatatataagcaTGCGAAGGTTCCATTATTAGGATGCCGATTCCCATTCTTCAGAGGGAGCAGTAGTTGACTTATTTTGACTCTAGTTTGTTGTTCTATGCACGTCTTGATTGTTGAAAATAATGTGATTTAGTTATAAATGATTGTCAAACTCTGGTAAATTTCTGAACTTTCTCGCAGAAAATTACTCCGTAGTTAACAATACGATGACATTTGTTGTGAGACTTCATCTAACAGCAACATCTTTAATGGATGCAGGAAGATACAGCTGATGAGCTGGCTGAACGCATTTATGAGTTTGTCTCCAGATTACCAAAACCAGTCAAAGTCACCAAGAAAAAAGAGCCTGTACCGGACCACATTCGTGAAATGCTGGATGAAGCGACAGCCAATGTTCACCACCCTGGTTTTGGTGGTCATGACCATGGTCATGGTCATGATCATGGTCAGGAAGTTGGATACCCAAGTGGTTATGGACTTGGCCATGAATTCAGTTGAGAGTCTGCTGTTTTTGCAGGGCCTTTTTTGCTTTTCGCGAGTTTTGTATAATAGGAATTGATAGCCCTTTTAGTTTGCTTTTTAATTTTTATGATTGTTTATTCTATTATGGTTTTCTTAGTTTTACAATTGGCTGCCTTAGATGGTTAATGATTATCCAAGATGTTATTGAATGCGAGTGTTGTGTTAAATGAAGGGAACAAATATTTCTGGGAGGGGTTATTCGTCTTCCTAGTCTTCGACACAAGAAAAGGTTTTTTTGCACACTTTTCTTGTGTTGAAATATCGCATTTTATGTGTCGGATTGATTTACTTTTGAAAGCCATTTAAACGTTTGTGTATTTTCTCAATGGGTACTTATTTCATATATGAAGCTAGTTTGAGTTTGATTGCAACCATTGACATAAGTGCTCTTTGTGGATGTGTTTGCGTGTATGGTCAATAAAAAGTTAACAGGTGATGTTTTCTCTATTGACGAAGCAAAGTCAATTTTGGCCGGCTGTTAACTGACTGATTGTAGGTTCAAATCTTACTTGGGGAGAATTTAGAATTGCGACAGAAAATCGTTTGTAGCAATACATGATTTCATTATATACATTAAAAATTCTTTCTGTAGTttataactagttttcgaacccttgcTTCGCGCTGGGGGttcagttttcaatgtattttattgcgtttagtttgtaaaattatttcgtggctaacgatgatatcgttgaagcgcaactcgagtcgaactaaaaggtataacccgtgaaagatttaaatgtttttttaaattaacaatatatgtgcgtctccgcgtttcgctatgaaattgtcgacttttaaaaatttaactcaaaatcaacgtgtatgaaaagtaccccaaatatttagcgctttttaaaaaaacgtccgttttgcgtataattggtgacattgtgttcctaaaattatatcgagtttaacgatggtgtcggaaaaatttaactcgttgcgagcgagaagatatgacccgttgaatatttgggtggagtttatttaagattttttatgaaaattattatttgaCATTTTACCCcccgtttggggggtcgatttgaatttgtgAAAAAAATGTGGGGCTTTGTTGAtgtaatgaaatttagttaaaattaaaaaaaaatggtaaaatgacgaaaatacccctagtTACTAATCATAcatttgtctattagataatatggTAATTATAGTACGCATATAGAGAATAATTGGTACaaactttttataaaataaatagacTAATAGGCTTAAGAAGCAAGATGTCTTGCGCGTTGCTGCGAAAAATGATTTGGTTCTACACCGTAAACATTATTCCATTGGTAGGGATACTCGTGCATTGTGGCGAAAAATTGTTTGTAGAAATATATGATTCCATTATATATTTACATTAAACAGTGTTTCGATATTTTATAATTACAATATACATATTGAAGGCTATTACAAACTTTTTTCAGATGAAAAATGagataaattaaaaaataaataaagtaaaaaaaataaaaatacatggCATTTGTATTTAtagcgcaaaaaaaaaaaaaatgcaaaccaCTATGTTGTGCTTATGTGCCAAAACGACAACTAAGCAAACTTAAAACGACCAATAACTGCCCTTCctttaatataaaaaatataagaaatatgataaataata
The window above is part of the Rutidosis leptorrhynchoides isolate AG116_Rl617_1_P2 chromosome 1, CSIRO_AGI_Rlap_v1, whole genome shotgun sequence genome. Proteins encoded here:
- the LOC139885656 gene encoding protein AUXIN RESPONSE 4; the protein is MAIITQEPYSPTPPPINPKPKHKPSNPTPNPFTFWFYFTISISIVTLIFITISSFSTQQDPKTWFLTLPTNLRHHYSNGRTIKVQTTPNSDSIEVFTIQDGPFDSSQNVLLVHGYACSSFIFSKVVNFLGNKGVRTVALDLPGSGFSDKFETVTEEKEVTGFGRVLEMYNEIKEKGIFWGFDQLVEQGYVNYDYPENEIRMSKVTSLKPIELGPEEMGRVLRQVIDTMGLAPVDLIFHDSAFNLGANWVSKNLGVIRSVTLLDSTSNRPSFPVSSLKFPVIREIVTGSGFVFRKVFENCCSKKGGVLDAESHRLLLKGKDGTKSVVGLGNKMNASFDIAEWAKLDGVKNLPMQVIWSEERIEQGREIANELLQATFVTHSGGRWPQEDTADELAERIYEFVSRLPKPVKVTKKKEPVPDHIREMLDEATANVHHPGFGGHDHGHGHDHGQEVGYPSGYGLGHEFS